A section of the Streptomyces sp. NBC_01363 genome encodes:
- the car gene encoding carboxylic acid reductase gives MAEPREAGTAPVPDPGRGLAQALAAVEPGKQLAEVMATVMEGHGDRPALGERAKDPSTARLLPRFDTLSYRELWARVRALAGRWYHDPEYPLSAGERLCTLGFAGIDYATLDLACLHTGVVAVPLQYSAPPAQLGPIIAEAEPRVLAASAEHLDTAVAAVLGAPSIQRLIVFGHHPEDAHRYDVLASARRRLAEAGSPVVVDSLAELIDRGSDLPPPPLFTAAPGDDPLALLIYTSGSTGAPKGAMYTQRLVGTAWYGFSYGTDDVPAVSVLYMPQSHLAGRYALMGSLVRGGVGYFTAKSDLSTLFEDIALVRPTELTMVPRVCDMLFQQYRSELDRRTGEPGDIETAVKTDLRENFLGGRVAKAFVGTAPLSAELTVFVESCLGLHLYTGYGSTEAGGVLLDTVVQRPPVIDYKLADVPELGYHRTDSPYPRGELLLKSETLVPGYYKRPELTAEIFDEDGYYRTGDVMAEIGPDRLVYVDRTKDTLKLSQGEFVAVSRLEAVLLGSPLVRQIYVYGNSERAHLLAVVVPAPDATAGCGGAVDSLKPLLSASLQHVAKEAGLNSYEIPRDFLIETEPFSPENGLLADSHKLLRPRLKERYGQALERLYAEIAERQAQQLRALRQAGPDRPVVETVGRAAQALLGGTHAGLSAEAHFTDLGGDSLSALSFSRILQEIFHVEVPVGVIISPANDLARVAGYIAAERRSGARRPTFASVHGEHSTAVRAGDLALDKFLDAATLAAAPALPRPEGAVRTVLLTGGNGYLGRFLCLEWLERLAPSGGKLFCVVRGSSTAVATRRLDATFDSGDGELLKRYRELADGVLEVLAGDIGEPHLGLDEDTWRGLAGSVDLIVHPAALVNHVLPYRQLFGPNVAGTAELIRLALTTRMKPVTYVSTVAVHLGAARAALDEDADIRSTSAVRHLDQSYANGYATSKWAGEVLLREAHDLCGLPVVTFRPNMVLAHSRYLGQVNAPDMFTRLLLSLIATGIAPGSFYRTGGARAHYDGLPVDFTAKAITALGGRATEGYRTFNVLNPHDDGVSLDTFVDWLTEAGHPIQRIDDHGEWLARFSAALRALPEKQRRHSLLPLLHAVAQPEEGVPGPTLPAERFRAALQAAEVGPGTDVPHLSDGLIRKYVTDLRQLGLL, from the coding sequence ATGGCCGAACCACGGGAGGCGGGCACCGCGCCGGTGCCCGATCCGGGCAGGGGACTTGCCCAGGCCCTGGCGGCCGTCGAGCCGGGCAAGCAACTCGCCGAGGTCATGGCGACCGTCATGGAGGGCCACGGGGACCGGCCGGCTCTCGGCGAACGCGCCAAGGACCCGTCGACGGCGCGCCTGCTCCCGCGGTTCGACACCCTCAGCTACCGAGAGCTGTGGGCGCGCGTCCGTGCGCTCGCCGGCCGGTGGTACCACGACCCCGAGTACCCGTTGAGCGCGGGCGAGCGACTGTGCACCCTGGGCTTCGCCGGCATCGACTACGCCACACTCGACCTTGCGTGCCTGCACACGGGCGTCGTGGCCGTGCCGCTGCAGTACAGCGCGCCGCCGGCCCAACTCGGGCCGATCATCGCGGAGGCCGAGCCGCGCGTGCTCGCCGCGAGCGCCGAGCACCTGGACACCGCCGTCGCAGCTGTTCTCGGGGCACCCTCGATCCAGCGCCTGATCGTGTTCGGCCACCACCCCGAGGACGCCCACCGGTACGACGTGCTGGCGTCCGCCCGGCGGCGCCTGGCCGAGGCCGGCAGCCCGGTGGTCGTCGACTCGTTGGCGGAGCTGATCGACCGCGGGTCCGACCTGCCGCCCCCTCCGCTGTTCACCGCCGCCCCGGGCGACGATCCGCTGGCCCTGCTCATCTACACCTCCGGCAGCACCGGGGCTCCCAAGGGGGCCATGTACACGCAGCGGCTGGTCGGCACCGCGTGGTACGGGTTCAGCTACGGGACCGATGACGTGCCCGCCGTCAGCGTCCTCTACATGCCGCAGAGCCACCTCGCCGGCCGCTACGCGCTGATGGGCTCGCTCGTCCGCGGCGGTGTCGGATACTTCACCGCCAAGAGCGACTTGTCCACCCTCTTCGAGGACATCGCCCTGGTCCGCCCCACGGAACTGACCATGGTTCCCCGCGTCTGCGACATGCTGTTCCAGCAGTACCGGAGCGAACTGGACCGGCGGACCGGCGAACCGGGTGACATCGAGACGGCGGTCAAGACGGACCTGCGGGAGAACTTCCTGGGCGGGCGCGTCGCCAAGGCGTTCGTCGGCACCGCCCCGTTGTCGGCCGAGCTGACGGTCTTCGTCGAGTCCTGCCTCGGCCTCCATCTGTACACCGGTTACGGCTCCACCGAAGCCGGCGGGGTGTTGCTGGACACAGTGGTCCAGCGTCCGCCGGTGATCGACTACAAGCTCGCGGACGTCCCGGAACTGGGCTACCACCGCACCGATTCGCCGTATCCGCGCGGCGAACTGCTACTGAAGTCCGAAACCCTCGTCCCCGGGTACTACAAGCGCCCCGAGCTCACGGCCGAGATCTTCGACGAGGACGGCTACTACCGGACCGGCGACGTCATGGCCGAGATCGGACCCGACCGGCTGGTCTACGTCGACCGCACCAAGGACACCCTGAAGCTGTCCCAGGGTGAGTTCGTGGCCGTATCACGCCTGGAGGCCGTCCTTCTCGGCAGTCCCCTCGTCCGGCAGATCTACGTGTACGGCAACAGCGAACGCGCCCACCTGCTCGCGGTGGTGGTGCCCGCCCCGGACGCAACGGCCGGGTGCGGCGGGGCCGTCGACTCGCTCAAGCCGCTGCTCAGTGCGTCGCTCCAGCACGTCGCCAAGGAAGCCGGACTCAACTCGTACGAGATCCCACGCGACTTCCTGATCGAGACCGAGCCCTTCAGCCCCGAGAACGGCCTGCTCGCCGACAGTCACAAACTGCTGCGCCCCAGGCTCAAGGAACGCTACGGCCAGGCCCTGGAACGGCTCTACGCCGAAATCGCCGAGAGACAAGCGCAGCAACTGCGCGCACTGCGGCAAGCCGGTCCGGACCGGCCCGTGGTGGAAACGGTCGGCCGGGCCGCCCAGGCACTGCTGGGCGGCACGCACGCCGGCCTGAGCGCCGAGGCGCACTTCACCGACCTGGGCGGGGATTCCCTGTCCGCCCTGTCCTTCTCTCGGATCCTGCAGGAGATCTTCCACGTCGAGGTTCCGGTCGGGGTGATCATCAGCCCGGCCAATGACTTGGCACGGGTGGCGGGGTACATCGCGGCGGAACGGCGTTCCGGGGCGCGGCGTCCCACGTTCGCCTCCGTGCACGGCGAGCACAGCACCGCGGTCCGCGCCGGTGACCTCGCCCTGGACAAGTTCCTCGACGCGGCCACGCTTGCCGCCGCCCCGGCGCTGCCCCGCCCCGAAGGTGCCGTGCGAACCGTCCTGCTGACCGGAGGCAACGGCTACCTCGGCCGGTTCCTGTGTCTGGAATGGCTGGAGCGTCTGGCGCCCTCGGGCGGCAAGCTGTTCTGTGTCGTCCGCGGCAGCAGCACGGCCGTCGCGACGCGGCGCTTGGACGCAACCTTCGACAGCGGTGACGGCGAACTGCTCAAGCGCTACCGGGAATTGGCCGATGGGGTCCTGGAAGTGCTCGCGGGGGACATCGGCGAGCCGCACCTCGGGCTGGACGAGGACACCTGGCGCGGGCTGGCCGGCTCCGTGGACCTGATTGTCCACCCGGCCGCCCTGGTCAACCACGTGCTGCCCTACCGCCAGTTGTTCGGCCCCAACGTCGCCGGCACGGCCGAACTGATCCGGTTGGCGCTCACCACGCGGATGAAACCCGTCACCTACGTCTCCACCGTCGCCGTGCACCTCGGAGCTGCGCGGGCGGCCCTCGACGAGGACGCCGACATCCGCAGCACCAGCGCGGTGCGGCATCTGGATCAGAGCTACGCCAACGGCTACGCGACCAGCAAGTGGGCCGGCGAGGTCCTGCTCCGGGAGGCACACGACCTGTGCGGCCTGCCGGTCGTCACCTTCCGGCCGAACATGGTCCTTGCGCACAGCAGGTATCTCGGGCAGGTGAACGCGCCCGACATGTTCACCCGCCTGCTGCTCAGCCTGATCGCCACCGGCATCGCGCCGGGCTCGTTCTACCGGACCGGTGGCGCACGCGCCCATTACGACGGTCTGCCGGTCGACTTCACCGCCAAGGCCATCACCGCGCTGGGCGGGCGGGCCACCGAGGGCTACCGGACCTTCAACGTACTGAACCCGCATGACGACGGGGTCTCGCTGGACACCTTCGTCGACTGGCTCACCGAGGCCGGCCACCCGATCCAGCGGATCGACGACCATGGCGAATGGCTCGCCCGTTTCTCGGCCGCACTCCGTGCCCTGCCGGAGAAGCAGCGCCGGCACTCGCTGCTGCCCCTGCTGCACGCCGTGGCGCAACCCGAGGAGGGCGTCCCCGGTCCGACGCTCCCCGCCGAGCGGTTCCGCGCCGCCTTGCAGGCCGCCGAGGTCGGCCCCGGCACGGACGTTCCCCACCTGTCGGACGGCCTCATCCGCAAGTACGTCACCGACCTACGGCAGCTCGGCCTGCTCTAG
- a CDS encoding cytochrome P450, whose protein sequence is MTEAGDGVRAYPFGPAPDRLDVDPRLVEICGEQPVLRVTLPFGGDAWLVTRHADVKTVLADARFSRAAAVGDDVPRTVAVGLPRTSMLSMDPPEHSRLRRRVANAFTVRRVETLRPRIQEIVHGLLDTMVAGGPPADLTQALTWPLPITVICELLGVPTADRDRFTVWVDGLLMLSDPDQAAQARGHLGDYLTGLIALRRTNPTDDLLGELVAVRDEEDRLREEDLVSLGVSLLSAGQEATANQIGNFVYTLLTHPGLWRELAADPSLIPDAVEELSRFIPISATAGFTRIATEDLELSGQLIRTGDAVVAELGLANRDPEVFDHPDEIDFHRGTVPHVTFGHGVHHCLGAQLARTELRIVLETLIDRLPGLRLAVPADQLSWRTERLIRGVAALPVSW, encoded by the coding sequence ATGACCGAAGCAGGGGACGGGGTGCGGGCCTACCCGTTCGGTCCGGCGCCCGACCGGCTCGACGTGGACCCGAGGCTGGTCGAGATCTGCGGCGAACAGCCGGTGCTGCGCGTCACTCTGCCCTTCGGGGGCGACGCCTGGCTGGTCACGCGGCACGCGGACGTCAAGACGGTGCTGGCCGATGCCCGGTTCAGCCGTGCCGCCGCCGTGGGCGACGACGTGCCCCGGACGGTGGCGGTCGGTCTGCCACGCACCTCCATGCTGAGCATGGACCCGCCGGAGCACAGCCGGCTGCGGCGCCGGGTGGCGAACGCGTTCACCGTGCGCCGCGTGGAGACGCTGCGCCCGCGCATCCAGGAGATCGTGCACGGCCTGCTGGACACCATGGTCGCCGGCGGGCCGCCGGCCGACCTGACGCAGGCCCTGACCTGGCCGCTGCCGATCACGGTGATCTGCGAACTGCTCGGCGTGCCCACGGCCGACCGCGACCGGTTCACCGTCTGGGTGGACGGCTTGCTGATGCTCTCCGACCCGGACCAGGCCGCACAGGCCCGCGGACACCTCGGTGACTACCTCACCGGTCTGATCGCACTGCGCCGCACCAACCCCACCGACGACCTGCTCGGTGAACTGGTCGCCGTACGGGACGAGGAGGACAGGCTCCGCGAGGAGGACCTGGTCAGCCTCGGGGTCAGCCTGCTCTCCGCCGGTCAGGAGGCCACCGCCAACCAGATCGGCAACTTCGTCTACACGCTGCTGACCCATCCCGGCCTCTGGCGGGAACTCGCCGCCGATCCGTCGCTCATCCCCGATGCGGTCGAGGAACTCTCCCGGTTCATCCCGATCAGCGCGACAGCCGGCTTCACCCGGATCGCCACCGAGGACCTGGAGCTCAGTGGGCAGCTCATCCGCACCGGCGACGCGGTGGTGGCCGAGTTGGGCCTGGCCAACCGGGATCCCGAGGTCTTCGACCACCCCGACGAGATCGACTTCCACCGCGGGACCGTCCCGCACGTCACCTTCGGGCACGGCGTGCACCACTGCCTTGGCGCGCAGCTGGCCAGGACGGAGTTGCGCATCGTGCTCGAAACCCTTATCGACCGCCTGCCCGGTCTCAGACTCGCCGTTCCGGCCGACCAGTTGTCCTGGCGGACCGAGCGCCTCATCCGCGGGGTGGCCGCACTTCCGGTCAGCTGGTGA
- a CDS encoding cytochrome P450: MTEAGDSARAYTFGPADRLDVDPRLAEMCREQPVLRVNLPYGGDGDAWLATRHADVKTVLGDPRFSRAAAGEDVPRAVAAALPSTTMLSMDPPEHSRLRRPVAEAFTPRRVQALRPRAQQIVNGLLDTVIAAGPPADLAKALTWPLPITMMSELLGVPTADRDRFTVWVDSLLVLSDPDQATRAREHLDDYLTGLIAFRRTNPSDDLLGALVAASDEKDGPGDEDLVSLASSLLSAGYEATASQLGNFVYTLLTHPDHWRELVADPGLVPGAVEELSRIIPSSASAGFTRVALEDVELSGRTVRAGDAVVVEYAVANRDPEVFTHPEEIDFHRPSNPHLTFGYGVHFCLGAQLARMVLRIVVESLTRRLPDLRLAVPADQVPWRTDRLIRGVAALPVSW, translated from the coding sequence ATGACCGAAGCAGGGGACAGCGCGCGGGCCTATACGTTCGGTCCGGCCGACCGGCTCGACGTCGACCCGCGGCTGGCCGAGATGTGCCGCGAGCAGCCGGTGCTGCGCGTGAACCTGCCTTACGGCGGCGACGGTGACGCCTGGCTGGCCACGCGGCACGCGGACGTCAAGACGGTACTGGGCGATCCCCGGTTCAGCCGTGCCGCCGCGGGTGAGGACGTGCCCCGCGCGGTCGCTGCCGCGTTGCCCAGTACCACCATGCTGAGCATGGACCCGCCGGAGCACAGCCGGCTGCGGCGCCCGGTGGCCGAGGCCTTCACTCCACGACGTGTTCAAGCGCTGCGCCCGCGCGCCCAGCAGATTGTGAACGGCCTGCTCGACACCGTGATCGCCGCGGGACCGCCCGCTGACCTGGCCAAGGCGCTGACCTGGCCGCTGCCGATCACGATGATGAGCGAACTGCTCGGCGTGCCCACGGCCGACCGCGACCGGTTCACCGTCTGGGTGGACAGTTTGTTGGTCCTCTCCGATCCGGACCAGGCCACGCGCGCCCGCGAACACCTCGACGACTACCTCACCGGCCTGATCGCATTCCGCCGCACCAACCCCAGCGACGACCTGCTCGGCGCTCTCGTCGCCGCGTCGGACGAGAAGGACGGGCCCGGCGACGAGGACCTGGTGAGCCTTGCGTCCAGCCTGCTGTCCGCCGGCTACGAGGCCACCGCGAGCCAGCTCGGCAACTTCGTCTACACGCTGCTGACCCATCCCGATCACTGGCGGGAGCTCGTCGCCGATCCCGGTCTGGTACCCGGTGCCGTCGAGGAACTCTCCCGGATCATCCCGAGCAGCGCTTCGGCCGGCTTCACCCGTGTCGCCCTTGAGGACGTGGAACTGAGTGGGCGAACCGTTCGCGCCGGCGACGCCGTGGTCGTCGAGTACGCCGTGGCCAACCGGGATCCCGAGGTGTTCACCCACCCTGAGGAGATCGACTTCCACCGGCCGAGCAACCCGCACCTCACCTTCGGGTACGGCGTGCACTTCTGCCTCGGCGCGCAGCTGGCCAGGATGGTGTTGCGCATCGTGGTCGAATCCCTGACCCGCCGTCTGCCCGATCTGCGTCTGGCAGTCCCTGCCGACCAGGTGCCCTGGCGGACCGACCGCCTCATCCGCGGGGTGGCAGCACTGCCGGTCAGCTGGTGA